The genomic window cagtggatatactactactacaaatagaaGTATTAACaggggatatactactactacaaatacaagtattaacattggatatactactattacaaatacaagtattaacattggatatactactaccacaaatacaagtattaacattggatatactactactacaaatacaagtattaacagtggatatactactactacaaatacaagtattaacagtggatatactactactacaaatacaagtattaacagcagatatactactactacaactataagtattaacagtagatatactgtAGGAGCCATAAgcactgtgtgttttttttgttggtttttctctTATTTGTGTGACGTCATGATATTGGCACCTGTTACGTGTGGCACTGTGGGTGTGGTGTTGTCTATTAAGTCTCTGCGCTCACCTGGGTGTGTAAGTGGCCTGGGGAGACACTTTCTGTTGACCGTCATTATCATCGTTATCACTGTCACCGTTGTCTTTGTCACTGGCCATGAGGGTATCTTTGCACAGCATTTAATATACGACGACTGAAGTAAGTGCTTGTTTCCTATTAGTCTATCAGCCCGACCCCAAAATTTGGGCCATCAGTACCAAACAGGGGGGCAAATGCTATTAGTTATTTTTTGAAAGGTGTACGTCTGTAACTAATAATAATGTATGATAGCAGTGTGAGAGTGGTAGCTTTCTGTAAAATATTGGCATGTTTGATATGCAATGTCGGTCCTTTTCATAACTTTTGCCCATGATGATCTTTAAGAGAATTTCTGTCAATAacttcaagtagaataaaaatatcaTGACAAATTTGGTGATTGCaggtgaggtagagctgggtgtcatctgcgtaacagtgaaaaCTGATATTGTATTTCCGGAAAATATTGCCAAGGGGAAGGAGGTAAATGATAAAGAGGAGGGGCCCAAGTACAGatccctggggcacacctgaagTGACGGGGAAATGGGAGGATGTGACGGATTTGATCTGGATAAACTGAGTGCGGCCAGAGAGGTATGATTTAAACCAATCTAATGTCCAGGTGTACTGGCTAAGCTGAAAGACATGGAAAGTAATCTGCAGAAGACTTTTCCTCTGTGGACTACAGATGCAGAGCAAGTTATGAAAAACAAGACGATATTCAATTTCTTCAGTCAGTGAAAACTGACAGAATTGCTTCATTTGGTGTTCATGATCAGGCATTGGTGTCCCACATCAAGCGTAAAGAATCACGAGCACTAAAAGGAAATTCCAAGAGAAGgctgaaaaagaaagagaaatttCTAGTGAAACTGTTCAGCTGGCTCACAGTGAAAGCAGTCAAGATGAAGATGACAGTGGTGAAGAAATGGTCACTCCTGTGGTATTGAACTTCAGAAATGGTACCACTTGCACTCTTCAGTGACTTAACTCCATCAGATGAGCGCTGCAACTTGGCCGAGAGGCTGTTGACAGTGAAATCTGGACATGGTGACATCCAGGACACACCTAGAAGTCGCTTTGGTACAGGTCTTGGGAAGCCACACTTTCCAACTAACATCACCCAGTCTACGACACTAGCAGATTCTGTTGCACATGACTCCTGGTTCATCTTTAATCGGCTGTGTCTGGACAGTGATTTCCTGATCAAAGAAGTTAGTGAGTGGATGACTTTGCCATCTTATCTGTCTTCAAAAACAAAGATCAAAGCCATTAACGTTATTAATGACTGTGCCGAAAGAGGAGTGAAGCTAAGTGCCAACTTTACTGGTGCTGCTAAATCAGAAGAGCACTTTCAGAATGTCATATAAGTAGTGGAGACAGGAAGGAGAGACCGAACCTCCGGAAGAGGAAGCTAACTAAATAGTGcataaaaatgtgaagttgtgagGGACTTTCTGGATCTTTATGATTACCCTTGATACATAGACCATCAGACAAAAACTCAAATAACATTTCATGAAAAATGATTGtgttttaatgactttttaatgtcatgtgttcaataaagtgtgaatatatttctgaaattacattttttctttttttcttcagtgtgttattattttccatttttccgtCTCGATGTGGACCCAGTAAATGTTTATCAAAATTTATGAAATTTTgaccaaattattttttcatgaGGTAGAACACTTTTATTATACCGCCATTTGAatataaaggcattttaaaaatcaaggggggtctgATGCACCCTAGTGTCCCTGTAATATCAacttcataggttattgtatcaggtgatatataagtgaaaataaggtgattgtaagataaaataactcaattataggctaaaaacttgaaatagaaagaagttccGAACACTAAAtttagttgaacacaatgtctattttcttaacctccttttcagcaaaatacaggttttagtTAAATACAAATATAGCTGAACACTTAAATAATAAGgctaaatacaagatttaaggttgcataaatcaaagactttaatgaagacttttatacatgtgcatttcacaatTTATTCAGATATTACTCGCTCTATAGTTTCTCTTCTATTTCATTCTTGAGAAACTCTGTTAGCTGGATTCTGTGGGAACCATGTTCCCTCTATGGGCTCCATCCATGGATGCATTGGCATAATCTCGGATGTCCTTAACGCCTCTATCTGCAGCATCGTTATTGACAGAtaggctacgtttacacggcaacactaagatctaattccgcaaagatttctcctttgcgttataaaatcactccgcgttaagacgaagccgctatgataacgatctgcgttaacatgagtccgcgaggacggctgaatacgctgtagtggccatgtcagaccagtagctggcgatgtagagctgtagtgaaacagtggcggtaaaacacgcgcctgcgcacaaacgatttctggtttagacagcctttaaatgagaagaagaagaataggcggacaacactgtttacaaacaacaatggcgagtggtagaacaaagacgcaggacttctctGTCTGGACAGACGATGAAGTTGGGTTGTTGCTGGATGTGGCCCTGAattataaaacaacaaaatggcAGGAGGATGTTGACTGGGAATCTTGCCAGTCGAAGTACGCCGACATTTTGGGGGACTTTGTGCAGCAATACCCGGCGAGCACCACAGCAGGAGGGAAGGACTTCCCTCATGATAAAAACGGCAGAACAAAAAGTCAGGTAACTTCGAAATTAAAGGTCATTCGGGCGAAGTACCGTAAGGCCGTGGACACCGGACGGCGAAGTGGCCACGGACGTGTTGTCtacatattttttaacaaatgtgaacaaatttGGGGTGGGTCGCCTGCTACAAACGCCTTGGAGGCTGGTATCAAATCTGAGGACATGCTGTCCAGCTCCGAGGGCCCCTCCACCTCCAGCAGATGTTCGACTCCAGCTGCACAAATGCCTCCGGTGTTGGATCCGGTGCTGAGTCCTGACAATGAGAACGTGAGCTTCCAGCTCCCACCAGAGGTTGTTGGTCGACGCGACATGCTCCAAGTAAGTTCAAGTACTGCTGTTAAACTTTAGAGTAATGCTATGTTTACTTTTGCTAACTTATGTAAGAACGTACTATAACTTTTTTAATACACGCAACAAACATGGACAAACACaactgttgttttgtgttgttctgtgcatgtgtgggGGAGGGGGTGCATGATGCCCTTTGTTCAAAGTGGTTTACTGTACATGATCGACGTTGTACTCAAACTTTGTGCTTCCTTTTTAATTCATACACTTTCACTGTGCTTCTTTTATCAGACAAGGCTTCTTAATCACAGAAGGGATCGGCTGAAGCGCAAGCTTCATGGAGACCCAGCTGTGCAGGATAATCTCATCCTGAAGAAGCGAATGGTGGACCTGCTGGAGGAGTCAGAGAGGAGGACCAGTGAAAGGCTGGACAGGATCACAGACCATATAGCCACCATCACAAAGACAATTACTGATGTGCTGCATCATATGATGATGCAGCCGCAGCCAAACCCCTTTCCCTTTGCTGGCAGCAGTGGAGGGTACCCAATCATGCAGGGACCCCCACCTGGACTGTACAACATACAGAACTCCTCCTATGCGCAGCCACACTCCCCATCGCCCAGACAAACAGCAGCTGCATACAACACAGGTCACATGGACGATGACACAGTTGCTGGGGGCGATTTTTATAGTTTATGAAAGTGAACACAAGTAAACACTTTTCCCACTGCACATCCACTTTTTTGCACATACTACCTCGATTTTTCTAATTAGTcatttgccttaaaaaaaaataaaataaatatatatatatatatatatatatatacacatatatatacatatatatatacacacacacacatatatatatatatatacacatatatatatatatatatatatatatatgtatgtatacacacacatatatatatatatacacacatatatatatatatatatatacatatatgtatgtatgtatatatatacatacatatatatatatatacatatatgtatgtatatatatacatacatatatatatatataaacatacatatatatgtatatatatacatatatatatatatacatatatatatatgtatgtatatatatatatatatatatacatacatatatatatataaacatacatatatgtatatatatacatatatacacacgtgtgtatatatatatatatatacacatatatatatacatatatatacacacatatatatatatacatatatatgtgtatgtttatatatatatgtatgtgtatatatatgtatgtatatatatatacatacatatatatatgtatgtgtgtatatatatatatatatatatatatatatatatatatatacacatacatatatatatatatatatatttttttttttttaattattttatttttttattggattGCTGGTTTTGCACTGAACACTTTTTTGTGTAACTGTTAATTCattgtaataaaatgaaaaaaaatcgtTGCAGTGTCTTTTCTTTGGTTCTATGAATTGTAAAGCtggtatacatatatattttaatgtaCTACTGATGCTTGATAGCACAACTTAAAGTATTAAACTGCTTCTTTAATTACAAACAAGTGTGGGTTTAACAAGATAATGCACATTTTCTTCTTGCGGTGGTTCAGTTGGAATTTGAATAGGTTacacttataagaaaaaaacCCATCAAATTAAGGGTTTTGTTATAACTTGGGCCTCTGATGATAAGCATAAGTTCAGTTGGACTTGCTGACTGTCAGGCTTGAATTTCAGTGCAAGTTTCTTCAATTTTGCAAACCTGACCCAAGATTTGAAAACAATGGTAGCATTTTTGAACTGCTAACCATGCACACCCTTACTTGTCACTGATCTAAACTCTATATGTATTTAAACCATCAATTTCCTTCCACAGAAGCATTCCCCAAAATGTGGGCCACTGATTGCAAAGGAAATGTATTAAAATAGGCAACTTTGCCAAAGCTACGTTTTAAGTGACCGTTCATGTTATGGTTAAACAAATCCTTATTTTTTATCAACTCTGCAATGATTATTAATTATATTACATAGCTACTAGGGGGTCTACACAGTTAGCCTGGGCACTGTATGCATATGCATTGTTTAGGAAGTACTATTACTACTTCAGACTTGATTTAGACTTCAAACCTGATTTAAAAATTGACTGCCATTTCCTACATTAGTAAATACGCCTCTGTCTTGACTGACTGTTACAATATGTTAAAACACGTTACACTTGAGAATGGTAGCTTGATGCTTATCTATAAAGAAGCAAAGGGACCGGATGcacatttggaaccttttattcACATTTCACTACTATAACAAAACAAGAAGAACGTGTTTGCAGTCGCATCTGGACATTATACATTGTAAAAGGGACAGATATACAACTTTGGCCTTTCAGACAGAAAAATGTCTGAAGCATACAATACAGAAGTTAATCCTGGGTACTAAGGGTCAAGGAATCTGGTGAGGATTCTCCTGACTCTCTTTCCACCTCCTTCATTACAGTCGGTGATGTAGTTGTTGCTCTGTGTGGGAGGCTGGCAGTCTTTGTCACAGTGAATGGCTCCAGAAACACTATGTTCGTCGAGAGTCTCCTTATTTACCTCACAGTAATTGTGTAGAACAAAGCATGCATATATAACATGGGGCAAGTCGTGTATATTAATGTCCATAGGCCTTCTGAGTGATGCAAACGAACGCACACTCGATAACCATGCGGGCTCTACAGAGACAAAGTCCAAAGTATTGTTCTTGGGGAGTGGATCCACCATTGCAGTACTCCTTCATTAAGTAGGGCATTAGAGGATAAGCAGGGTCACCCAAAAGATAAATGGGTATGGCCTCTTCGTCGTCCAAAATCTTCTTCTCCATGGATGGGATCTTTCCGGTCTTTAAGTGTGTATTTACCTTAGAATTGGCAAAAACACGTGCATCATGGACACTTCCAGGCCACTTTATGACAACATCCATGAATCGGTAATTGTAGTCACATACAGCTTGAACGTTGATGGAGTACTTTCCCTTCCTGTTGAGATAATCCGTGGAGTTTACAGAGGGCTGTTTAATTTCGATATGAGTCCCATCCACAGTCCCTAAACACTGAGGCATACCATGAGCATGTTGAAATCCGGAAACCAATGCCTCAACTTCGGACTCACAGAATGGAAGCTTGATATATTTTGGACCAAGGTGAGATGTTATAGCTTTGCATGTTCGTCTCACGATGATCGACACAGTCGCTCGTGATAATCCAAAGGCATTTGCAGTTTTTCGTAGCCGTCCTTCGTCACTCAGATAATATAGCGTGCACGCCACTTTTTCAGAACCCCGACTGGTGCTCTCATATTCGTCATTTCCCCCTCAATGTAAGGACGAAGTTCTTCACTGAGAGCAACAAGAGAGGCTTGAGACATGCGGAAGTTTTCCGTCCATGCTTGCTCGTCGACAATGCCATTCACAAAGTTATCCCACCAGCAGCTTGTCCTCCCTGTCTCGTCCAAAACCatctcctaactgtcctccttcgatggtacgttagggattgactcGGGTATTGGcaaatataagaaatgcgtctccgctggtaagagtgtagatgctgtaagtctaacttttggtggagaagcgacagcaaactgagcacagttagcagcacgtatgttgttctgacaccggccattgttgttgtggttgttcgttttttttctgcagctttattgtgtcatataggctggcaaaccagcttggaggcgcattaccgccaccaactggcctggagtgggttaactggcggttcttggctgcgcgcgcatgcggtgacgtcatattttaccccggaacgctccgattcgcgttaacacggagctgaaatgcggagcgtatcgataacgttccaccctggaccctggtatcaaaactTTCTGGATttaggcactctaggcaccgtttccatgttaacagaaggctaatccgcgatgaaatcttcccggagtcgactgaatcctacggcGTGTAAACAGCCCCATAGTTCAGAGACATTCATTTTctggggggtcgcttggagcccatcccagctacataggggtgaaggcagggtacaccatGGACAAGTCACACGttcaaccactgtcacattcacacctatgggcaatttagattaacccattaacctatctttggatggtgggaggaagccggagtatccggagggaacccacacagacacggggagaacatgcaaactccacacagaaaggccccaccatggactggtgttggaatcgaacccaggactttctgtctgtgaggcaccagatGCTCCATCCATGCCTAGAAGGTCAAATATCagccaggactggactggggtcccacaagatcctccaggtcaggctgctgtccatgcctctggtgaatcctgcaggtttggggTTGGCCTGCAGCTGTCTTAccatggctgctttggtttctaTTGGTCCTTCTTTATCAAAGAGACTTAGtgccacagtagactcagtcaggtaccacatgtgACGCAGTATGGATGTCTGTACTTTAGGCAATTTAGTATCCATTTAGTATCCATTAAGcatggtaatgcatttaaaaacagcattttttgatgggcccttcatactttgcggtggggggggggggggggtcaaacattgacagattttcctgaaattttttggggggggctattatcatgtcagagattaactggtttaaataacaccgtgatctgaagagaaaagtgatttttgagacgccctatgCAGGAGGCTGTGGCACTGGTTGTTGGACCACCAGGGATCTGATCATcaactgtctgtctgtttgtctgccatTTTCCTGTTGAACACAATTTAAACTCAGATTATTAGAGATAATATGGTACAGATTAGCTCCTTCAATATTGAATCATCCAAAGATTATTCTTAAGTTTACTTTACAAGAACTCTTTTCATTGTTAGCATTTAAATACTAAATGAACCATAAACATACAAACCCTCCTAATGTGCTAAAACATGATAGATATGTTTGGAGAATAGAAACATATCTTCCTGTTTGTATAATGGTCATGCCATAATGATAGGTTTTACACTGAAATACAATTTTCTATGTCATAAGTAAGTTGGTAAAAGAACATGGCAAAGGAAACCAAACAAAACAGCTGAAACTGAAATAACAGAATGAAACACACAACTTTGATACCTCGAATTTAAGTAATCGATCTGCAAATACAGAAGACCAACCTCTGACAAACAATACAGGATATCTGGAACATACCAATAATCTATTCTAAATGTCACACAGGAGGCTTCAAAATGTtggtggaaaaaggacagttggaaagccttgacctttgaccctcactGAACTCTGAGCAGCTGCTTTGGGacatttgttgaaaatgtgtgaATCTGCTCTGAGTGTAGAATGTGACCAGGGAACACAATTCAACACAATACATGACCCCAAACCCATCAGATGCAGATTAGACACAGTGTATGAGTTCAAAGTATATGGAGTCCATGTTGTTGACAGTCTATGATCCAACAGCAGAAGGATGAGGAGAACTCCAACCTTCACACAAACAGAGTCATCCTCCCAGTGCTGTGTGGAGGACACATGTCAACATTCAACTCAACCACATTTGAATCTGTTTACACACAACATTTCACACTCCTTCATCACCATAACCTGctggaaaacagtcaaacaacgCAAGAAACTAAACAGAACTGAGTCTATGTTTGAATAAGACTTAAAGAACACTCAGTGATGCACATGATAACACATCAAATCAGGACAAAGTCATATTTCACTGATATAAACATGACAATAACAGAacctgtactgaaaacataccaACTGATAATAGAAAGAGTTTATGAAGCTACATTTACAGGTGTCATCATAGATAGTAAACTGTGTTGGAAACCTCATATTGAGTCTATTCAAAGTAAAGTGTCCAAATCTATAGACATACTGTATAAAACAAGAGACtgactgaacaaaaacagcctgtACATGATCTAATGTTCTTTGGTTCTGTCCTACTGAACATACTGTGcagaaatatggagaaaaaatattATAGATACattagaaaaatgacaaaacagaattattagaataattaataaagtaagGATATTTGAAAGCAACTAATAATTGATTGAGTCAACTTAAAACCTTCAAATTGcaggatattgtatatatttaaatactgtatatgatttataaagtaaaaaataatattgttccaaattgCATTCAAGATTACTTTAAATTAAGACAGAGTAATTAGAATTGAAgaggtttttatatttgtgaatgaactaaagtgaggacaaatgtgaagtctaggtggatttgggttgtgggtgtgaaattatgggatggacttgatgatgaatttaagttgttcacttctctgacaaagtttaaaaaatgcctttagtataaaatcattcaggaatatgaagTTGAGATGATAGAtgtgattttgttgttgttgactcTTTGGTTATAATGAGAATGTTCGATgctgaacacatttaatttaatgtcagcAGTGGATCAGGGGAAAAGGAGAGGCactaaaataagcttttgcttctagactattcctttttttgtttttatgtttattctaattattgtactatgtgcaatgattaatgtacaaaccaaaataaacaattcattcattcaataaagagaaaaagtaaaacattatgaagtaattgaacataaaatgagTGGAACCTGTTAAAGGATGATTATGGTAAATACTTTTGTCTCATGTTTCAGGTCCACTTtagaattagaataaaacaagGTGATTAAGTAGAACATTGAACAACAGAACATGACTAAATGTTTGTTCCAGTTCCATTGATGTCCTGAACTTTCTGATTCATCCAGTGGTTCTTCTTTACCACAGTCATCAGCAGTTCaacacattttcaatcaaatcaaacacattctgcaggtcagggttagaccagcgGAAAAATGTTGAATCCAGTTTGATGTTCAGGTAAacactggaccagaccagtaccagACTGGACCACTAGATGGAGCACACACTCATTGTGACGTCTCCTTTGGTGGTTGTGAACTTTCTGCTAAACAGACTTCCTCCTCCAATGGaatgtgatctccttcatgttgtcgGCCTCAGTTTGGGACTAAACCACTACCAGCTCATCAGTCATTCTGTCTCAGTTATATTATGTTCATCATGTTGTTTCTAACTGATGGAAATCCAACTGTGTGAAccccaaccagcaacagaatcacaacaagtTACTGATTAAAGTCCACACGGTCAATGAGAAGTCGTATCGTCATAGAAACCAGGTCTTTGTTGACCTCCACTAGTTGAACTTTTCACCTAGTAGCAGGTTGAGGTTCAGTAAcgtcactgttttgtgaaggtggtgcattagaacacacttctgtactctgaggacaacaaaacacagccttcagtctgatgtttgtcttcacatctggattctgtgaagtctgatctggaggtttttaagtctGATGCTCTTGTCAGAAGTGGGTGCTGCTGgttcacacacactgtgtttcttcttgtcatctgatgctgagggACATTTTGGTCCAGACgttgatgattcacatctgtgCTGATGATAGCAGAGGGCAGAGGATGACGAGAATCTTTCACCACATTGGAAACATTCAAACTGTTTAGGTATGTTATGACACTGACTCTTTCCACTAGAGTCCAAtatcttactttttgtatgactgttcagtttttgtcttttgtggaaaTGTTTGACACGTTCATGTTTAGTACAATTTAAACCTGTGAGAAAAGATTTGTCACAGAATCTACACTGGTAGggtctctctccagtgtggaCCCGTTGatggatttttaggtgattagCTGTGGTGCAAAACTTCCCACACTAGTCACAGTAATATGGTCTCTGTCCAGTGTGAATGCATTGGTGATATTTAAGCCCCTGCATttgggtgaaactctttccacactaatcacactcatatggtctttctccagtatgGATGCGTTGGTGTTTATTTCGGTCACTTGCTGTGgtaaaagcatttccacactggtcacactcatatggtctttctccagtgtggatgcgttggtgagcTTTAAGCGCATTCCTTTGGGTGAAAGTaattccacactggtcacactcatatggtctttctccagtgtggatgcgttggtggatttttaggtgtcttgctgtggtgaaagcatttccacactggtcacactcatatggtctttctccagtgtggatgcgttggtggacgTTTAGGTGATGTgctctggtgaaagtctttccacactggtcacacgcatatggtctttctccagtgtggatgcgttggtgagcTTTAAGCACATTCCTctgggtgaaagtctttccacactggtcacacgcatatggtctttctccagtgtggatgcgttggtgagcTTTAAGCACATTCCTCtgagtgaaagtctttccacactggtcacatgcatatggtctctctccagtgtgaatgcgttgGTGGAGTTTTAGGTGATCTGCcatggtgaaagcatttccacactggtcacactcatatggtctctctccagtgtggatgcgttggtggacaTTTAGGTGATCTgctctggtgaaagtctttccacactggtcacactcatatggtctttctccagtgtgaatgcgttggtggattttcagTTCATTTCGTGTGGTGAaaacatttccacactggtcacactcatatggtctctctccagtgtggatgcgttggtggacgTTTAGGTGAtctgctgtggtgaaagtctttccacactggtcacactcatatggtctctctccagtgtggatacgTTGGTGAATTTTTAAGTGTCTTGCGGTGG from Sphaeramia orbicularis chromosome 16, fSphaOr1.1, whole genome shotgun sequence includes these protein-coding regions:
- the LOC115436288 gene encoding zinc finger protein 431-like, with amino-acid sequence MDGRPTCDQCGKTFTTASYLKIHQRIHTGERPYKCDQCGNAFTMAGHLKVHQRIHTGERPYECDQCGKTFTQTNVLQAHQRIHTGERPYECDQCGKTFTTARHLKIHQRIHTGERPYECDQCGKTFTTADHLNVHQRIHTGERPYECDQCGNVFTTRNELKIHQRIHTGERPYECDQCGKTFTRADHLNVHQRIHTGERPYECDQCGNAFTMADHLKLHQRIHTGERPYACDQCGKTFTQRNVLKAHQRIHTGERPYACDQCGKTFTQRNVLKAHQRIHTGERPYACDQCGKTFTRAHHLNVHQRIHTGERPYECDQCGNAFTTARHLKIHQRIHTGERPYECDQCGITFTQRNALKAHQRIHTGERPYECDQCGNAFTTASDRNKHQRIHTGERPYECD